From Spirosoma aerolatum, one genomic window encodes:
- a CDS encoding Crp/Fnr family transcriptional regulator, which translates to MPTTKHTTLHQSLRQFAQLSDDDLRLGDPFWTIRTIAKHEYFNFRNSVCRQVGFILKGIFRVYYIDPRTEQDHNLYFIPEYAFLTSLKSLLTKTTCPYLIEALEDAELLVIDYDHLQQLYEQSHGWERFGRLLAEQYFVFNQTRSESLLTQSAEERYLALLTNYPDILNRVSLGHISSYLGIKGPSLSRIRAQVAQK; encoded by the coding sequence ATGCCCACCACGAAACACACTACCTTACATCAGTCTTTACGACAATTTGCTCAGCTTTCTGACGATGATCTCAGGCTGGGTGATCCGTTCTGGACTATCCGAACCATCGCCAAACATGAGTATTTCAATTTTCGGAATTCGGTATGTCGGCAGGTGGGATTTATTCTGAAGGGAATCTTTCGGGTTTACTACATCGATCCCCGAACCGAGCAGGACCATAATCTCTACTTTATTCCTGAATACGCTTTTCTGACTTCGCTAAAAAGTCTGCTGACGAAAACCACCTGCCCATACTTGATTGAAGCGCTGGAAGATGCTGAGTTGCTGGTGATCGACTACGACCATCTGCAGCAGTTATACGAACAGTCGCACGGATGGGAGCGCTTCGGCCGTTTGCTGGCCGAACAGTATTTTGTGTTCAATCAGACCCGTTCGGAGAGTCTGCTGACCCAATCGGCCGAGGAGCGGTATTTAGCTTTATTGACGAATTATCCGGATATTCTGAATCGGGTATCGTTGGGGCATATTTCGTCCTATCTGGGTATTAAGGGGCCGTCGCTCAGCCGCATTCGGGCACAGGTAGCGCAGAAGTAG
- a CDS encoding sialate O-acetylesterase, which produces MKHLLIICLLCILTNSTQAQLRLPRLISNGMVLQRDTPLNIWGWAKAGEKITVRFNRKTYKTVTDATGKWQVKLPSTAAGGPYSMDIVGSTQLTVNDILMGDVWFCSGQSNMVHQLNIHDVTYANEIAKANYPQIRQFWIPTLTNLQGPQSDLPNGQWKAAVGEDVRPFSAVAYFFAKKIHQQYGIPIGIINASVGGTPIEAWMSEEGLTDFVTLKATAEKNKDTTYINSLSRRQPTHRPAPPVDLGQTGATKWYDPAYVPKGWRPINIPGYWEDQGIKDLNGVVWYRREITIPASMAGKPARVFLGRIVDADELYINGKSVGRTTYQYPQRRYAVPPDLLKAGKNVFVVRVTNMAGKGGFVPDKPYCVFAGADTVDLKGTWQYKVGTVYRPVEGVFGGGIAAQNQPTALYNAMVAPEIKFAIKGFCWYQGESNAGQPEQYRTLLPALIKNWRNQWQQGALPFLFIQLPGFMDYNYLPSESNWAILREGQLNALSVPNTAMVVAIDLGEWNDIHPDNKQGVGERLALAALKTAYHENLVSSGPLYQSAQVDGNKITISFTHVGGGLITHDGEELGEFAIAGSDKKFVWAKAKIEGDKVVVWSDEVLSPKFVRYAWADNPVNPNLYNKEGLPASPFRTDN; this is translated from the coding sequence ATGAAGCACCTACTAATTATTTGTTTGCTCTGTATTTTAACGAACTCAACGCAGGCTCAGCTTCGCTTGCCCCGCCTAATCAGCAACGGAATGGTATTGCAGCGCGACACGCCCCTGAACATATGGGGATGGGCCAAAGCGGGTGAAAAAATTACGGTGCGTTTCAACCGGAAAACCTACAAAACCGTCACCGATGCTACCGGAAAATGGCAGGTCAAGTTGCCATCGACAGCAGCAGGTGGCCCCTACAGCATGGATATCGTGGGCAGTACGCAACTAACCGTAAACGATATTCTGATGGGGGATGTATGGTTTTGTAGTGGGCAGAGCAATATGGTTCACCAGCTCAACATTCATGACGTGACCTATGCCAACGAAATTGCGAAAGCCAACTATCCGCAAATTCGCCAGTTCTGGATTCCCACCCTTACGAACCTGCAGGGACCTCAGAGCGATCTGCCCAATGGCCAATGGAAAGCTGCTGTTGGGGAAGATGTCCGCCCGTTCTCGGCTGTAGCTTATTTCTTTGCCAAAAAAATTCACCAACAGTATGGGATACCTATCGGCATCATTAACGCCAGTGTAGGCGGTACCCCCATCGAAGCCTGGATGAGTGAAGAGGGCCTGACCGATTTTGTTACCCTAAAAGCTACTGCTGAGAAGAATAAAGACACCACCTATATCAACAGTCTGTCCCGACGACAGCCCACCCACCGACCGGCTCCTCCTGTAGATTTAGGACAGACAGGAGCCACCAAATGGTATGACCCGGCTTACGTTCCCAAAGGCTGGCGGCCTATCAATATTCCCGGTTATTGGGAAGATCAGGGCATTAAAGACCTGAACGGTGTGGTTTGGTATCGACGGGAAATTACCATCCCGGCCTCTATGGCTGGTAAACCGGCCCGCGTCTTTCTGGGGCGAATCGTCGATGCCGACGAACTCTATATCAATGGCAAGTCGGTCGGTCGAACCACCTATCAGTACCCACAACGCCGGTATGCCGTTCCGCCCGATTTGCTGAAAGCTGGTAAAAACGTGTTTGTCGTGCGGGTGACCAATATGGCCGGGAAAGGTGGCTTTGTACCCGACAAGCCGTACTGTGTTTTTGCGGGTGCCGATACGGTCGATCTGAAAGGGACATGGCAGTATAAAGTCGGCACCGTTTACCGGCCCGTCGAAGGAGTTTTTGGTGGCGGCATCGCGGCTCAGAATCAGCCAACGGCCTTGTATAATGCCATGGTAGCTCCCGAAATCAAGTTCGCCATCAAAGGTTTTTGCTGGTATCAGGGCGAAAGTAACGCCGGACAACCTGAGCAGTACCGAACCTTATTACCTGCTCTGATCAAAAACTGGCGAAATCAATGGCAACAGGGAGCGTTGCCCTTTCTATTCATCCAGCTTCCGGGCTTTATGGACTACAACTATCTCCCTTCTGAAAGCAACTGGGCTATTCTGCGGGAAGGTCAACTCAACGCCTTATCGGTACCCAACACGGCTATGGTTGTCGCCATTGACCTGGGCGAATGGAACGATATTCACCCCGACAATAAACAGGGAGTTGGAGAACGGCTGGCCCTGGCCGCTTTGAAAACCGCTTACCACGAAAACCTGGTTTCTTCAGGTCCTTTGTATCAATCAGCGCAGGTCGACGGCAACAAAATAACGATCAGCTTTACCCATGTTGGCGGTGGCTTGATCACCCATGATGGCGAGGAACTGGGCGAGTTTGCCATTGCGGGCAGCGACAAAAAATTCGTGTGGGCAAAGGCAAAAATCGAAGGTGATAAAGTGGTCGTTTGGAGCGACGAGGTACTTTCGCCCAAATTCGTGCGATACGCCTGGGCCGATAACCCCGTGAATCCCAACCTATATAATAAGGAGGGACTACCCGCTTCACCGTTCCGAACCGACAACTAA
- a CDS encoding TolC family protein has product MTSFFFAYVRQRFLITRNRYWQTGCILVGLSLSGLPSWGQALSLNQVVEQSVRQYPFLKAKQAEISSAERRVQASRTELMPIMLLQHQYNYATSNSLNGSFFPNESVNISTSGGVRPVAISQASFGSFSTASIEWRAITFGRIKANIGVANADLQRSQVDYENEVFQHQVRTIDAYLLLLINQKLVQIQRSNLDRAETFKRVVDSGVRSGMRAGVDSALATAEAVRARLLLLESQQREQVQRLRLSELTGLLQTNLRVDSMRFYTNLPNDSFLSDSISPKNPTLRLFESQVNLSAARSLATQRSGIPMISLVGVGNARGSGFSNQGDIFLNNQINGLGYQVGNYLVGIVARWNLTNMIRTRRDYQADQFQIERFRQLFNEQRLRINRQYQEADTQYDVALEQARQAPLQLRAARQAYDQAKARYTSGLTDLPTLLQSVVTLNRAEVDGYVATSNVWRFLLLKAAAEGDLSLFMNQVK; this is encoded by the coding sequence ATGACGAGCTTTTTTTTCGCTTACGTTCGACAACGGTTTTTAATAACGAGAAACCGGTACTGGCAAACTGGGTGTATTCTGGTGGGGTTGAGTCTATCCGGGCTACCGTCCTGGGGACAGGCACTCTCGCTGAATCAGGTGGTCGAGCAGAGCGTACGACAGTATCCGTTTCTGAAAGCGAAGCAGGCCGAAATCAGTAGTGCCGAGCGTCGGGTACAGGCCAGTCGGACTGAACTGATGCCGATTATGCTGCTTCAGCATCAGTACAACTATGCCACCAGTAACAGCCTGAATGGGTCTTTCTTCCCAAATGAAAGCGTCAATATTTCTACATCGGGTGGTGTACGGCCTGTCGCGATTTCGCAGGCTAGTTTTGGTAGTTTTTCGACCGCTTCTATCGAATGGCGGGCTATCACGTTTGGGCGGATCAAAGCGAACATTGGCGTAGCCAACGCCGATCTGCAACGGAGTCAGGTCGATTATGAAAATGAAGTGTTTCAGCATCAGGTGCGCACCATCGATGCCTATCTGCTTTTACTGATCAATCAGAAACTGGTTCAGATACAACGGAGTAACCTAGACCGGGCCGAAACCTTCAAACGGGTAGTCGATTCGGGAGTCCGGTCGGGTATGCGGGCGGGCGTCGATAGTGCGCTGGCCACAGCAGAGGCCGTTCGGGCGCGTTTGCTTCTACTCGAGAGTCAGCAGCGCGAGCAGGTACAACGGCTCCGGTTATCCGAACTAACGGGCTTGTTGCAGACCAACCTCCGGGTCGACAGTATGCGCTTCTACACCAATCTGCCTAACGATTCGTTTCTGTCGGATTCCATTTCGCCCAAGAACCCAACGCTTCGACTGTTCGAATCACAGGTCAATCTGTCGGCGGCCCGGAGTTTAGCAACCCAGCGATCGGGGATACCCATGATTTCACTGGTCGGGGTAGGTAATGCGCGTGGTTCGGGCTTTTCCAATCAAGGAGATATTTTTCTGAATAATCAGATTAATGGCCTCGGCTATCAGGTAGGGAATTACCTCGTTGGAATCGTGGCTCGCTGGAATTTAACCAATATGATACGCACCAGACGTGATTACCAGGCCGATCAGTTTCAGATAGAGCGATTCCGGCAATTGTTCAATGAGCAGCGTTTGCGAATCAACCGACAGTACCAGGAAGCAGATACGCAGTATGACGTAGCACTGGAACAGGCGCGTCAGGCCCCGCTTCAGCTACGGGCGGCTCGTCAGGCATACGATCAGGCTAAGGCTCGCTATACCAGTGGTTTAACCGATTTGCCGACCCTGCTACAGAGTGTGGTTACGCTCAATAGGGCCGAAGTCGATGGCTACGTAGCCACCAGTAATGTCTGGCGGTTTCTACTGCTGAAAGCCGCTGCTGAAGGGGATTTGTCGCTATTTATGAATCAGGTAAAATAA
- a CDS encoding sulfatase family protein → MDAVFKLALTGYLSIALLLSQELTTSPEISQQVPLATRRPNIVLIVSDDHGREAVGCYGNTSIRTPHIDQLATDGVRFSNAFCTTASCSPSRSVLLTGIHNHANGMYGLEHQAHHFSSFDTVRSLPVWLAQAGYRTARIGKLHVAPEPVYRFQRILGTGKVNDPASIGRSPVEMARACYDFMAQESDKPFFLYFATDDPHRSNTIAPDGSPIFDGTKPNVFGNRPGGYPQVGDHFYQPREVSVPAYLPDNRACRMELAQYYEAISRLDQGVGRLVDYLKETGQYDNTLIVYLSDNGAPFPGAKTNLYEPGMRLPCIVKLPSQRKRGFVQDAMVSWVDVTPTLLDFAGVDLSRIATHGRSFRSIVEQESVTGWDEVYASHSLHEITMYYPMRVLRERRYKLIFNVAHELPYPMALDLYRSYTWQEGLKKGVKVYGKRTVDAYLHRPRFELYDLQTDPDEIHNLAANPKYGEVRQRMQTKLKQFQKQTHDPWLSKWEFE, encoded by the coding sequence ATGGATGCTGTGTTTAAGTTGGCCTTAACCGGCTATCTGTCAATAGCTTTGCTTCTTTCACAGGAGTTAACAACAAGCCCTGAAATCAGTCAACAGGTGCCACTGGCTACCAGACGACCTAATATTGTTCTGATTGTTTCCGACGATCATGGGCGCGAAGCGGTAGGGTGTTATGGCAATACGTCCATACGCACGCCCCATATTGATCAATTAGCGACCGATGGTGTGCGTTTTTCGAATGCTTTTTGTACTACAGCCAGTTGCAGCCCTAGCCGGTCTGTATTACTTACCGGTATCCATAATCATGCCAATGGTATGTATGGACTAGAGCATCAGGCTCATCATTTTAGCTCGTTCGACACAGTACGTTCTTTACCTGTCTGGCTCGCGCAGGCCGGCTATCGCACGGCCCGCATTGGGAAGCTCCACGTGGCGCCAGAGCCAGTTTATCGTTTTCAACGTATACTTGGTACAGGAAAGGTCAATGATCCTGCATCCATTGGCCGTAGTCCGGTTGAGATGGCGCGGGCGTGTTATGATTTTATGGCGCAGGAATCAGATAAGCCATTCTTCCTGTATTTTGCAACCGACGACCCTCACCGCAGCAATACGATCGCTCCTGATGGCTCACCCATTTTTGACGGTACAAAACCGAATGTATTTGGGAATCGGCCGGGGGGGTATCCGCAGGTGGGCGATCATTTTTATCAACCTCGCGAGGTCAGCGTTCCGGCTTATCTACCCGATAACCGAGCCTGTCGGATGGAACTGGCTCAATACTATGAAGCCATTAGTCGACTCGATCAGGGCGTTGGACGGTTGGTAGATTATCTGAAAGAGACGGGACAGTACGATAACACCCTGATTGTTTATCTGTCGGACAACGGGGCTCCCTTTCCAGGAGCCAAAACGAACTTGTACGAACCGGGTATGCGGTTGCCCTGCATCGTAAAGCTCCCCAGTCAGCGCAAGCGTGGTTTTGTGCAGGATGCCATGGTTTCGTGGGTCGACGTGACGCCTACATTGCTGGATTTTGCGGGTGTTGATCTGAGCAGGATTGCAACACATGGCCGTTCGTTCCGGTCGATTGTGGAGCAGGAGTCGGTGACAGGCTGGGACGAGGTGTATGCATCACATTCGCTGCATGAAATCACAATGTATTACCCCATGCGGGTGCTCCGCGAACGACGCTACAAGCTGATTTTCAATGTGGCCCACGAATTGCCTTACCCAATGGCACTCGATTTATATCGGTCCTATACGTGGCAGGAAGGGTTGAAGAAAGGGGTAAAAGTATACGGAAAACGAACGGTAGACGCTTATTTGCATCGTCCACGTTTTGAACTTTATGACCTACAGACCGATCCCGACGAGATCCACAATCTGGCTGCCAATCCGAAGTATGGCGAGGTACGTCAACGGATGCAGACTAAGCTAAAGCAGTTTCAGAAACAGACCCATGATCCGTGGCTAAGCAAATGGGAGTTTGAATAA
- a CDS encoding DUF2306 domain-containing protein: protein MILLLGSIQLIDAIRNRFPSVHRWIGRGYVLASLLAAMGGLIFIGIKGTIGGTFMSIGFALYGVLMFVAAIETYRHAVAGRVDTHRTWALRLYALAIGSWLYRMDYGFWVLLTDGLGHTHSFSGWFDYVMDFFFYLPNLLVVEAFIRADRYKASPILRLSASLVLLLAMGFLGLGTYYFTLYYWGPAILRYLSIA, encoded by the coding sequence ATTATTCTCCTACTAGGAAGTATTCAACTGATCGACGCTATCCGGAATCGGTTTCCGTCGGTGCATCGCTGGATTGGCCGTGGCTATGTGCTGGCTTCGCTGCTGGCGGCTATGGGTGGATTAATTTTTATTGGAATAAAAGGGACAATTGGCGGAACCTTCATGAGCATTGGCTTCGCACTGTATGGCGTCCTGATGTTTGTGGCGGCAATTGAAACCTATCGGCATGCCGTAGCCGGGCGTGTTGATACCCATCGGACCTGGGCGTTGCGGTTGTATGCATTGGCCATTGGCTCCTGGCTATATCGTATGGATTATGGGTTCTGGGTTTTGCTGACCGACGGCCTGGGGCACACGCACTCGTTTAGTGGCTGGTTCGATTACGTTATGGACTTTTTCTTTTATCTGCCCAATCTGCTGGTAGTCGAAGCGTTTATCCGTGCGGATCGCTATAAAGCGTCGCCTATCCTTCGCCTGTCGGCATCGTTGGTACTCCTGCTGGCAATGGGCTTTCTAGGTTTAGGTACGTACTACTTTACCCTGTATTACTGGGGACCTGCTATTCTGCGGTATTTATCCATTGCCTAA
- a CDS encoding OsmC family peroxiredoxin — protein MKIVRNASAHWTGTGKDGKGDLTTASTVLNKTQYSFNTRFADGIGTNPEELVAAAHAGCFAMQLAFNIQQAGFAAESLDVSCAITLEDGGISSSKLTLTAAVPGLDKAKFDELVDHAEHNCPISKLFNTTISVEATLA, from the coding sequence ATGAAAATCGTACGCAATGCCTCTGCTCACTGGACTGGAACCGGAAAAGATGGAAAAGGAGACCTGACTACCGCCAGCACGGTTCTGAACAAAACCCAATATTCGTTCAATACCCGATTTGCAGATGGAATCGGCACTAACCCTGAAGAACTGGTAGCGGCTGCCCACGCGGGTTGCTTCGCCATGCAACTGGCCTTCAACATTCAGCAGGCTGGTTTCGCAGCCGAATCGCTAGACGTAAGTTGTGCTATCACTCTTGAAGATGGTGGCATTTCCAGTTCAAAGTTGACGCTGACAGCCGCTGTTCCAGGCTTGGATAAAGCTAAATTCGACGAACTAGTCGACCATGCCGAACACAATTGCCCGATCTCGAAGCTGTTCAATACAACCATCAGCGTTGAGGCTACTTTGGCATAA
- a CDS encoding MerR family transcriptional regulator → MRHYSVNKLANLAGVSVCTLHHYDRVGLLKPVVRTEAKYRLYGEKELIRLQQILFYKELDFSLDEILHILEDPEFDTLKALESHKLALQAQQFRLSKLLLTIDKTISTLKGKRVMVTNEELYEGFPKGREYRQEAIEKYGQEAVESSEAKLQQMGKAGFEELKADQQAIAQKLTAMVDLDPTSLVVQQQIARHYANIRGFWGEEVCQSKDMAKAYKGLAQLYLDDARFTSQNGTENPAYGAFLHNAMVYFADTQIQ, encoded by the coding sequence ATGCGACACTATTCGGTCAATAAGCTGGCAAATCTGGCAGGTGTAAGTGTGTGCACACTCCATCATTACGACCGGGTGGGTCTATTAAAACCAGTAGTCCGTACCGAGGCTAAGTACCGACTGTATGGTGAAAAAGAACTGATCCGGCTACAGCAGATTCTGTTTTACAAAGAACTGGATTTCTCGCTTGACGAGATTCTGCATATTCTGGAAGATCCGGAATTCGACACGTTGAAAGCACTCGAAAGTCATAAACTAGCCCTTCAGGCCCAGCAATTTCGACTGTCAAAGCTGCTGCTGACGATTGATAAAACAATTTCAACTTTAAAAGGCAAACGAGTCATGGTAACCAACGAAGAGTTATACGAAGGTTTTCCCAAAGGCAGAGAGTACCGACAGGAAGCTATTGAAAAATACGGCCAAGAAGCCGTTGAAAGTAGTGAAGCCAAACTACAGCAAATGGGCAAGGCCGGTTTTGAGGAACTTAAAGCCGATCAGCAAGCTATTGCGCAGAAATTAACGGCAATGGTCGATCTGGACCCGACCAGCCTGGTGGTACAACAGCAGATAGCCCGGCATTATGCCAATATTCGGGGCTTCTGGGGAGAAGAAGTCTGCCAGTCGAAAGATATGGCAAAAGCGTATAAAGGGTTGGCTCAATTATACCTCGATGATGCCCGGTTTACGAGCCAGAACGGCACCGAAAACCCGGCCTATGGGGCCTTCCTCCACAACGCCATGGTCTACTTCGCCGACACACAGATTCAGTAA
- a CDS encoding glucuronyl esterase domain-containing protein — protein MPKHLALVLLTSLPCWAIAQQVAIDSSKYPPLKTMTAQQDQANMMQQLGIRKLRPGPSGNESDPNHANYDESQANPCPQLPDVLTTKKGRKVTTPDQWWSVRRPEIIEDFEKEMYGRIPANVPKVTWTTKVTDNEFVGRIPVLARHMIGRVDNSEYPLISVNINMVLVLPQNVKGPVPVMIMLGFPTLPAPAQPSLPELEKINAAFKDMMIKSNPELKAIFDKYPAYSPITRLPGPNFFAPAPNGDSPPTEQLLAAGWGYCTLEPGSIQADNGAGLTRGIIGLTNKGQPRKPEDWGALRAWGWGASRVLDYLETDPLVNAKQVAVEGVSRYGKAALVAMAFDQRFAMVLIGSSGKGGTTLQRRVFGEAVESLAGSGEYHWMAGNYLKYAASESSSGPKTGCDLPIDSHELLALCAPRPTFVSYGIPEKGDAKWLDQMGSYKATVAAGPVFQLLGAKDLSANSEYNKDSMPPVLTGLMNGELAWRQHNGGHTDAPNFQYFIPWASKLLRYERVAK, from the coding sequence ATGCCGAAACATCTGGCGCTAGTACTGTTGACAAGCCTCCCCTGCTGGGCCATCGCTCAACAAGTTGCCATCGATAGCAGCAAGTACCCTCCGCTGAAAACCATGACGGCCCAACAAGATCAGGCCAACATGATGCAGCAACTGGGCATCCGCAAATTAAGACCGGGCCCAAGTGGCAATGAATCAGACCCCAATCATGCCAATTACGACGAGTCGCAGGCGAATCCATGCCCACAACTACCCGATGTGCTTACCACTAAAAAAGGCAGGAAAGTAACAACCCCCGATCAGTGGTGGAGCGTTCGTCGTCCCGAAATCATTGAGGATTTCGAAAAGGAAATGTATGGTCGCATACCGGCCAACGTTCCTAAGGTTACCTGGACAACGAAAGTTACCGACAACGAATTTGTGGGCCGTATCCCTGTGCTTGCCCGGCACATGATTGGCCGGGTCGATAATAGCGAGTATCCGTTGATCAGTGTGAATATCAACATGGTACTGGTGTTGCCGCAAAACGTGAAAGGCCCCGTACCCGTCATGATCATGCTGGGCTTTCCGACCTTACCGGCACCGGCTCAGCCTTCGCTTCCTGAGCTGGAAAAGATCAATGCCGCTTTTAAGGACATGATGATCAAGAGCAACCCGGAGCTAAAAGCTATTTTCGATAAATACCCGGCTTACTCACCCATCACCCGACTGCCCGGCCCCAATTTCTTTGCCCCCGCCCCCAACGGCGACTCGCCCCCTACCGAGCAACTGCTGGCGGCTGGCTGGGGCTATTGCACCCTGGAACCGGGTAGTATCCAGGCCGACAACGGCGCGGGCCTTACCCGAGGCATTATTGGTCTGACCAATAAAGGCCAACCACGCAAACCAGAGGATTGGGGCGCCTTACGCGCCTGGGGCTGGGGGGCTTCACGGGTACTCGATTATCTGGAAACCGATCCGCTCGTAAACGCCAAACAGGTAGCGGTTGAGGGGGTTTCCCGCTATGGGAAAGCGGCCCTGGTGGCGATGGCCTTCGACCAGCGATTTGCGATGGTACTGATTGGTTCGTCCGGAAAAGGTGGTACTACGCTGCAACGGCGCGTTTTTGGAGAAGCCGTCGAAAGTCTGGCGGGTAGCGGTGAGTATCACTGGATGGCCGGAAATTATCTGAAATATGCCGCTTCTGAATCTTCGTCTGGCCCTAAAACCGGCTGCGATCTCCCGATCGACTCACACGAATTACTGGCGCTCTGTGCACCAAGGCCAACGTTTGTCAGTTACGGTATACCCGAAAAAGGCGATGCCAAATGGCTCGATCAGATGGGTAGTTACAAGGCAACCGTAGCGGCTGGGCCGGTTTTCCAACTTCTGGGTGCGAAAGACCTAAGTGCCAATAGTGAGTACAATAAAGACAGTATGCCACCCGTATTGACCGGCCTGATGAACGGCGAACTCGCGTGGCGGCAGCATAACGGCGGCCATACCGACGCGCCTAATTTCCAGTATTTTATTCCCTGGGCCAGTAAGCTGTTAAGGTATGAACGAGTGGCTAAATAA